The following proteins are encoded in a genomic region of Bacillus marinisedimentorum:
- a CDS encoding peptidoglycan DD-metalloendopeptidase family protein — MLVQDRPNVQSKKVKKAGSRIGGMVAKSVAVLTAAAILSFNSASAEENIQTVYHIYLGETKVGTVDEKSVVDEVVEEKAEALKEKYPDLEFSYGNQVTIVPEKTFRAQFHNETVEKALDESLAVKASAFAIKAGDEIVGYVKDEKAAKEVIRQLTLQFTSEEELKIYEAVQNGEKDISDSTIKDIRFSVEPNIEKGFSLPGDIMTVEEALQQLKTGKVVEKTHSIREDEVLVNIAEQYELSLKQLLTLNPEITEDSLLHIDDKVNVTAKSPFINVIVEKEKDVNEKIPHKVEIVKDEDMYKGETKVKQEGYDGEKKVRYLLVEVNGQNTKKEILAEETVKEKKDKILIKGTKVMPSRGTGTFTWPAVGGTVTSKMGYRWGREHKGIDIAGVSNRTIKAADNGKVVYAGNSGAYGNKVIIDHNNGYRTLYAHLSSISVSVGDTVPRGSKIGVMGSTGRSTGVHLHFEVTKNGALKNPLDFF; from the coding sequence GTGTTAGTACAGGATCGACCGAACGTACAGTCTAAAAAAGTGAAAAAAGCAGGCAGCCGGATTGGCGGAATGGTGGCGAAATCTGTTGCCGTACTGACAGCAGCAGCCATTTTATCCTTTAATTCAGCATCAGCAGAAGAAAACATCCAGACCGTCTACCATATTTATCTTGGTGAAACCAAGGTAGGAACAGTCGATGAAAAGTCTGTGGTAGATGAAGTAGTGGAAGAGAAAGCGGAAGCTCTGAAGGAAAAGTACCCTGATCTCGAATTTTCATACGGAAATCAGGTGACGATTGTTCCGGAAAAGACGTTTCGTGCCCAGTTTCATAATGAGACGGTAGAAAAAGCACTTGATGAGTCGCTGGCTGTAAAAGCCTCTGCCTTTGCCATTAAAGCTGGGGACGAAATCGTCGGCTATGTAAAAGATGAAAAAGCGGCGAAAGAAGTCATCCGCCAGTTGACACTTCAGTTTACCAGTGAAGAAGAACTGAAGATTTACGAAGCAGTCCAAAACGGAGAGAAAGATATTTCGGATTCCACTATTAAAGATATCCGTTTTTCCGTTGAACCAAACATCGAAAAAGGATTTTCTTTACCTGGAGATATTATGACAGTGGAGGAAGCCCTTCAGCAGCTTAAAACGGGGAAAGTGGTAGAAAAAACCCATTCTATTCGGGAAGACGAAGTGCTTGTCAATATTGCGGAACAATATGAACTATCTTTGAAGCAGCTGCTGACACTTAATCCGGAAATCACGGAGGACAGCCTTCTCCATATCGATGACAAAGTAAACGTAACGGCAAAATCACCTTTCATTAATGTCATCGTAGAGAAAGAAAAAGATGTGAATGAAAAAATCCCTCATAAAGTCGAAATCGTTAAAGATGAAGATATGTACAAAGGTGAGACCAAAGTAAAACAAGAAGGATACGATGGCGAGAAAAAAGTGCGGTATCTTCTTGTTGAAGTAAACGGCCAAAATACTAAAAAAGAAATCCTGGCAGAAGAAACGGTAAAAGAAAAAAAGGATAAAATCCTGATTAAAGGAACGAAAGTGATGCCGTCACGCGGGACAGGCACCTTTACCTGGCCGGCTGTCGGCGGTACGGTAACAAGCAAAATGGGTTACCGGTGGGGCCGGGAGCATAAAGGCATCGATATTGCCGGCGTCAGTAACAGAACGATAAAGGCTGCGGACAACGGCAAGGTCGTATATGCAGGTAACAGTGGTGCATATGGAAATAAAGTAATCATTGACCATAACAACGGCTATCGGACTTTATATGCCCACCTCAGTTCCATATCAGTCAGTGTCGGTGATACCGTACCGCGCGGCTCGAAAATCGGAGTCATGGGCTCAACCGGAAGATCCACAGGTGTCCACCTTCATTTTGAGGTTACCAAAAATGGTGCACTGAAAAATCCATTAGACTTTTTCTAA
- the yycF gene encoding response regulator YycF: protein MDKHILVVDDEQPIADILQFNLEKEGFEVTCAYDGDEALQKVEEVKPDLILLDIMLPQKDGMEVCREIRKKYEMPIIMLTAKDSEIDKVLGLELGADDYVTKPFSARELIARVKANLRRHQQEEDNGSDDTNEIEIGSLVIHPDAYVVSKRGETIELTHREFELLHYLAKHIGQVMTREHLLQTVWGYDYFGDVRTVDVTVRRLREKIEDNPSHPAWIVTRRGVGYYLRNPEQE, encoded by the coding sequence ATGGACAAACATATATTAGTCGTTGATGATGAGCAGCCAATCGCAGACATTTTGCAATTCAATCTTGAAAAAGAGGGGTTCGAGGTGACCTGTGCCTACGATGGCGATGAAGCACTCCAGAAGGTTGAGGAAGTGAAGCCCGACCTTATTTTGCTGGATATTATGCTTCCGCAAAAAGATGGTATGGAAGTGTGCCGCGAAATCCGTAAAAAATATGAAATGCCGATCATCATGCTGACCGCCAAGGACTCGGAGATCGATAAAGTGCTTGGCCTTGAACTCGGAGCAGACGACTATGTGACAAAACCGTTTTCTGCACGTGAACTGATTGCCAGGGTCAAGGCGAATCTGCGCCGCCATCAGCAAGAAGAAGACAATGGAAGCGATGACACGAACGAAATTGAAATCGGTTCCCTTGTCATTCACCCTGATGCGTATGTCGTATCCAAGCGCGGCGAAACGATTGAGCTCACCCACCGTGAATTCGAACTGCTTCATTATCTCGCCAAGCATATCGGCCAGGTCATGACCCGTGAGCATTTATTGCAGACGGTCTGGGGATATGATTATTTCGGCGACGTCCGGACAGTTGATGTCACCGTCCGGCGCCTGAGGGAAAAAATTGAGGATAACCCGAGTCACCCGGCATGGATCGTGACCCGGAGAGGGGTAGGCTATTATCTCCGCAATCCTGAACAGGAGTAA
- a CDS encoding two-component system regulatory protein YycI translates to MDWNKTKTIFILSFLVLNVFLTFQLIEKINKSQLDQVTESTIEEQLEEEDITYPAIPKNNEIKQYISGKSKKFTPDELGDLDGQNINIRNETMIMSTFEEPVQFSEEMSDEELRALMENNVMHGEDYTYWGHDESNNVLMFFQTYKNSTIYFNKNGMVLMELNEDNEITRYYQTYLVDLEEMDVEEQSILPAIKAIENLYRKYMLPSGSEITHISMGYYTLVPLSGGGQVVAPTWHIRLKEGKSFFVNAVEGQVIEVKAEEFLEQVYQ, encoded by the coding sequence TTGGATTGGAATAAAACAAAAACCATTTTTATATTGTCTTTCCTCGTTCTGAATGTTTTCCTGACCTTCCAGCTTATTGAAAAAATCAATAAATCGCAGCTGGACCAGGTGACTGAATCCACCATCGAGGAACAGTTGGAAGAGGAGGACATCACGTATCCGGCGATTCCGAAAAATAACGAAATCAAGCAATATATAAGCGGGAAAAGCAAAAAATTCACCCCTGATGAACTGGGTGACCTCGACGGGCAGAATATCAACATCAGGAACGAAACGATGATCATGTCCACCTTTGAAGAACCAGTGCAGTTTTCGGAAGAAATGAGCGATGAGGAATTGCGGGCACTTATGGAAAACAATGTCATGCACGGTGAAGATTATACGTATTGGGGCCATGATGAATCGAATAATGTTCTTATGTTCTTTCAGACATATAAAAACAGTACGATTTACTTTAATAAAAACGGGATGGTCCTGATGGAATTGAATGAGGATAATGAAATTACCCGTTATTATCAGACCTATCTGGTCGATCTTGAAGAAATGGACGTGGAGGAACAGAGCATCCTGCCTGCAATTAAGGCCATCGAAAACCTCTATCGGAAATACATGCTTCCTTCTGGCAGTGAAATCACACATATCAGTATGGGGTATTACACGCTTGTCCCACTTTCAGGAGGTGGCCAGGTGGTGGCCCCTACATGGCATATAAGGCTAAAAGAGGGAAAAAGCTTTTTTGTCAATGCAGTTGAAGGGCAAGTCATTGAAGTGAAGGCCGAAGAGTTTTTGGAACAAGTTTATCAATAG
- the walK gene encoding cell wall metabolism sensor histidine kinase WalK, whose translation MRKIGFFKSIHFKFILIYTLLILIAMQVIGVYFVRELEDSLMNNFDESLRERSQMLASSVEQEMTKDRSAEDSKTLEEDIRSLLSDIQSDNVLEVQVIDTNQRVVGTSNPYKQSFVGKRTTERMVDIALVSGQGDTRRLLDRGQRLTARTMPVKSNGSVLGVIYLVASMEEIYDEMNQINGIFATGTLISMLITALLGIFLAQTITRPISDMKRQARVMARGDFSRKVKVYGDDEIGQLALTFNDLTTKLKLAQDMTEEERKKLSSVLAHMTDGVIAADRQGHVILMNNQAEKMLHVSRETTIGESLLSILPIESDISLENIYEDDDSLIFDFYTGKDEESIIRANFSIIQNEHGYPNGFMTVLYDVTEQERIEQERREFVANVSHELRTPLTTMKSYIEALTDGAWQDKEIAPRFLGVTQTETERMIRLVNDLLQLSKLDSKDIKLNLNRVNFTPFYHGIIDRFELSKAQNVSFERIIPDENLYVYIDADRVTQVIDNIISNALKYSPEGGKVTFKLIHNPTDIQISIKDQGMGIPKDNLSKVFERFYRVDKARSRKMGGTGLGLAIAKEIIQLHGGRIWAESEEGKGTAINFVLPLERDREDDVL comes from the coding sequence ATGAGAAAAATCGGTTTCTTTAAATCGATTCATTTTAAGTTCATTCTTATTTATACGCTGTTGATCCTGATCGCCATGCAGGTCATCGGCGTTTATTTTGTGCGCGAACTTGAAGATAGTTTAATGAATAACTTTGATGAATCGCTGCGGGAGCGGTCGCAGATGCTCGCTTCCTCTGTTGAGCAGGAAATGACGAAGGATCGTTCCGCAGAAGACAGTAAAACATTAGAAGAGGATATCCGCAGTTTGCTTAGTGATATACAATCCGATAACGTCCTTGAAGTCCAGGTGATCGATACCAATCAGCGTGTTGTGGGTACATCGAATCCTTACAAGCAATCGTTTGTCGGAAAGCGGACAACAGAGCGGATGGTCGATATTGCACTTGTTTCCGGCCAGGGCGATACGCGAAGGCTTCTTGACCGGGGACAGCGTCTGACCGCGAGAACGATGCCTGTTAAATCAAACGGGTCGGTACTTGGTGTCATCTATCTTGTCGCTTCTATGGAAGAAATTTATGATGAAATGAACCAGATCAATGGTATTTTTGCCACTGGAACGCTCATTTCGATGCTGATCACAGCATTGCTCGGCATTTTTCTGGCGCAGACGATCACAAGGCCGATATCAGATATGAAACGGCAGGCACGAGTCATGGCCCGCGGAGACTTCTCACGTAAAGTCAAAGTGTATGGGGACGATGAAATTGGGCAGCTTGCCCTTACCTTCAACGATTTGACTACAAAGCTGAAGCTCGCCCAGGATATGACCGAAGAAGAGCGGAAAAAATTAAGCTCTGTTCTCGCTCATATGACCGATGGCGTCATTGCTGCTGACAGGCAGGGACACGTCATTTTAATGAATAATCAGGCTGAAAAAATGCTGCATGTTTCACGTGAAACAACAATTGGTGAATCGCTGTTATCCATTCTTCCAATCGAGTCGGACATTTCACTTGAAAATATTTATGAAGATGACGATTCGCTTATTTTTGATTTTTATACCGGCAAGGATGAGGAATCGATCATCCGTGCAAACTTCTCGATTATTCAAAATGAACACGGCTATCCGAATGGTTTTATGACTGTATTATATGATGTTACAGAGCAGGAGAGGATTGAACAGGAACGCCGTGAATTTGTTGCTAACGTTTCACATGAATTAAGGACGCCGCTGACAACGATGAAAAGTTATATCGAAGCCCTGACTGATGGGGCATGGCAGGATAAAGAGATCGCACCGCGCTTCCTCGGTGTCACTCAGACGGAAACAGAGCGGATGATCCGGCTTGTCAATGACTTGCTGCAGCTGTCCAAGCTTGATAGTAAAGATATCAAGCTGAATTTAAACCGTGTCAATTTCACGCCTTTTTATCACGGCATTATTGACCGGTTCGAATTATCGAAAGCTCAAAATGTTTCGTTTGAGCGGATCATTCCGGATGAGAACTTATATGTTTATATAGATGCGGACCGGGTAACCCAGGTCATTGATAATATCATTTCAAACGCCTTGAAATATTCTCCTGAAGGCGGAAAAGTCACGTTCAAGCTTATTCATAATCCGACGGATATCCAGATCAGTATTAAAGACCAGGGAATGGGGATTCCAAAGGATAACTTATCAAAGGTATTCGAACGTTTCTACCGTGTTGACAAGGCGCGCTCCCGCAAAATGGGCGGAACTGGCCTCGGACTTGCTATTGCAAAGGAAATCATCCAGCTTCATGGCGGAAGGATCTGGGCAGAAAGTGAAGAGGGGAAAGGGACAGCCATTAACTTTGTCCTTCCTCTTGAGAGAGATCGCGAGGATGATGTGCTATGA
- a CDS encoding YycH family regulatory protein — MTRKNLETMKTVALTLLVILSVVLTYSIWTYQPEYERIPNAEYLQDVSIADKRYPSQLIRPSSVMLNTGGHHYGLMDQSLVNKLYREMQNWTFHQLYPLEITDQDVFNKKIDRNNTLEIIFPTEIPLGVFERIFTFSADLKASHAFDRVIIDYSVAEDSQPEAFFVSYDTQNVYGAKLSNLNLEYLINTFTKVTGDYKPHFLQTISEQKEFFLPAEDVRLKSYTFFTDKLNPDLFSEALFSNKNLVKNYKKDIGEQTYTDGTRALETLQENSLMRFQNQVPSAGLQKDPAELVLDSVEFVNDHAGWVDTYYLFDWTTLQNEAEFRLYLAHYPVFDVSPVIRENQSIETAALSLSWNNEGVNRYTRPLLYLQGDPLENETADITLPSGQKVIEALEKRQGFDSEMIEDIKIGFALDDKVPEVLLFKPAWFIRFNGRWEQVSMKEESGGEGIKIGLE, encoded by the coding sequence ATGACAAGAAAAAACCTCGAAACAATGAAGACGGTAGCGCTTACCCTCCTGGTCATCTTGAGTGTTGTATTAACGTACAGCATTTGGACATACCAGCCTGAATATGAAAGGATTCCAAATGCTGAATATCTCCAGGACGTGAGCATTGCCGATAAACGGTATCCAAGCCAGCTGATCAGGCCTTCCTCCGTTATGCTGAATACAGGCGGGCACCATTATGGGTTAATGGATCAATCCCTTGTGAACAAACTGTACCGGGAGATGCAAAACTGGACGTTTCACCAGCTGTATCCGCTCGAAATAACGGACCAGGATGTTTTCAATAAAAAAATTGACCGGAACAATACACTTGAAATCATTTTTCCTACGGAGATTCCACTCGGTGTTTTTGAAAGAATCTTTACGTTTTCGGCAGATTTAAAAGCATCCCACGCATTTGACCGGGTCATTATTGATTATTCCGTGGCAGAAGACAGCCAGCCCGAAGCGTTTTTCGTGTCGTATGATACTCAGAATGTTTACGGGGCAAAGTTGAGCAATTTGAACCTTGAGTACTTGATCAATACGTTTACTAAAGTGACAGGGGACTATAAGCCGCATTTCTTGCAGACCATCTCGGAACAAAAGGAATTTTTCTTGCCGGCTGAAGACGTCCGATTGAAATCATACACCTTTTTCACAGATAAGCTGAACCCGGATTTGTTCAGCGAAGCGCTGTTCAGCAATAAGAACCTTGTGAAAAATTATAAAAAAGATATCGGGGAACAGACGTACACCGACGGCACCCGCGCGCTCGAAACGTTACAGGAAAACAGCCTGATGCGGTTTCAAAACCAGGTGCCGTCGGCAGGCCTGCAAAAAGATCCCGCCGAACTCGTGCTTGACAGTGTCGAGTTTGTCAATGACCATGCCGGCTGGGTGGATACGTACTATTTATTTGATTGGACAACCCTTCAAAATGAAGCGGAGTTCCGTCTGTATCTGGCCCACTATCCTGTTTTCGATGTTTCTCCAGTTATCAGGGAAAATCAATCTATTGAAACAGCAGCTTTAAGCCTGTCCTGGAACAATGAGGGAGTGAACCGCTATACAAGGCCGCTTCTATACTTGCAAGGCGACCCGCTTGAAAATGAAACAGCTGATATCACACTGCCATCCGGACAAAAGGTGATCGAGGCACTGGAGAAAAGGCAGGGATTTGACTCGGAAATGATCGAGGATATTAAAATTGGATTTGCGCTGGATGATAAAGTGCCGGAAGTTCTCCTTTTCAAGCCCGCATGGTTCATCCGTTTCAACGGCAGATGGGAACAGGTATCCATGAAAGAGGAATCAGGCGGGGAGGGTATAAAAATTGGATTGGAATAA
- a CDS encoding MBL fold metallo-hydrolase, with amino-acid sequence MGLHFSVLASGSSGNAFYIGTGKQKLLVDAGLSGKKMEELMRQRQINPEELDGILVTHEHSDHIKGLGILARRYKLPIYANEKTWQAMDSMIGKVDTGQKFVFDMETVKTFGDLDVESFGVSHDAAEPMFYVFHHEGKKVSLATDTGYVSDRIKGTLRDSDMIIFEANHDVDMLRMGRYPWNVKRRILSDVGHVSNEDAALALADIIGDKTKRIYLAHLSKDNNIKDLARMSVAQTLEQKGLAIGEQQFGLYDTDPQEPTEIITL; translated from the coding sequence ATGGGTTTACATTTCAGTGTTCTGGCCAGCGGCAGCTCCGGTAATGCATTTTATATCGGAACCGGCAAACAGAAACTGCTAGTCGATGCCGGACTAAGCGGCAAAAAAATGGAAGAACTGATGCGTCAGAGGCAAATCAATCCCGAAGAGCTTGACGGCATCCTAGTGACACATGAACACAGCGACCATATAAAAGGGCTCGGCATTCTTGCCCGGCGGTACAAGCTGCCGATTTACGCAAATGAAAAAACATGGCAGGCGATGGACAGCATGATCGGCAAAGTCGATACAGGCCAAAAGTTCGTCTTTGATATGGAGACGGTAAAAACGTTCGGCGATCTTGATGTCGAATCATTCGGCGTGTCCCATGATGCGGCGGAACCGATGTTTTATGTCTTTCATCATGAAGGAAAAAAAGTGTCGCTTGCCACCGACACCGGTTATGTAAGCGACAGGATTAAAGGAACGCTCCGTGATTCGGATATGATCATCTTTGAAGCGAATCATGACGTCGACATGCTGAGGATGGGCCGTTATCCGTGGAATGTGAAGCGAAGAATCTTAAGCGACGTCGGACACGTTTCAAATGAAGACGCTGCACTCGCCCTCGCTGATATAATTGGAGATAAGACAAAGCGTATTTATTTGGCTCATTTAAGTAAAGATAACAATATTAAAGATCTTGCCAGAATGTCGGTGGCCCAGACACTTGAACAAAAAGGCTTAGCCATTGGTGAACAACAGTTTGGCCTGTATGATACCGATCCGCAGGAACCGACTGAAATCATTACATTATAG
- a CDS encoding S1C family serine protease, translating to MGYYDDEYENRRSKRRGGWFKGLFGVIIGALIVLFSLPFLLESGIVPGVSGQQDEPIVGSSEENGNDEMPSTTQNVNVDVNTAVTEAVDKVSEAVVGVVNLQQADFWSQQEGGETQEAGTGSGVIYKKENGEAFVVTNNHVVQGASQIEVSLADGTKVPAEMVGTDIFTDLAVLKMDAEHVEKVAEFGNSENLKPGEPALAIGNPLGLRFSGSVSKGIISGLERTIPVDLNGDGTQDWQAEVIQTDAAINPGNSGGALVNINGQVIGINSMKIAQSAVEGIGLAIPTSTVIPIIEQLEKNGEVKRPYMGVSIRSLSEVPKYHWQETLKLPEDIKSGVFVEGVVPMSPAGKAGLKELDVITALDGEPIENVLDLRQYLYQDKQIGEKLAITFYRNGKKQTTEMTLAEDQNRAQ from the coding sequence ATGGGATATTATGATGATGAGTATGAGAACCGCAGAAGCAAACGGCGCGGCGGATGGTTCAAAGGACTGTTCGGTGTCATCATCGGTGCCCTTATCGTTCTTTTTTCCCTGCCGTTTCTGCTTGAATCAGGGATCGTACCGGGAGTCTCTGGACAACAAGACGAACCAATTGTCGGCAGCAGCGAGGAAAACGGCAATGATGAGATGCCATCGACCACACAGAATGTCAATGTTGATGTAAACACCGCTGTAACTGAAGCGGTTGATAAAGTGTCAGAAGCTGTAGTGGGTGTCGTAAACCTTCAGCAGGCCGATTTCTGGTCGCAGCAGGAAGGCGGCGAGACGCAGGAAGCAGGGACAGGTTCAGGCGTCATCTATAAAAAGGAAAATGGCGAAGCGTTTGTCGTCACGAATAATCACGTAGTCCAGGGCGCCAGCCAGATTGAAGTCAGCCTTGCCGACGGCACAAAAGTCCCGGCAGAAATGGTTGGAACCGACATTTTCACGGATCTTGCCGTTTTGAAGATGGATGCGGAACATGTTGAAAAAGTAGCTGAGTTCGGCAACTCGGAAAACCTGAAACCAGGTGAACCAGCGCTTGCCATCGGCAATCCGCTCGGACTTCGTTTTTCAGGATCCGTGTCCAAAGGAATCATCAGCGGCCTTGAACGTACAATTCCGGTTGATTTGAATGGGGACGGCACCCAGGACTGGCAGGCTGAAGTCATCCAGACGGATGCGGCGATCAACCCGGGTAACAGCGGCGGTGCCCTTGTCAATATCAACGGCCAGGTCATCGGAATCAATTCAATGAAGATTGCCCAGTCGGCGGTTGAAGGGATCGGACTTGCGATTCCGACGTCCACGGTCATCCCGATCATTGAACAGCTTGAGAAGAACGGGGAAGTAAAACGGCCATATATGGGTGTCAGCATCCGTTCTCTCAGCGAAGTGCCGAAATACCACTGGCAGGAAACATTAAAGCTTCCTGAAGATATCAAATCAGGTGTTTTTGTGGAAGGTGTCGTACCAATGTCCCCTGCAGGAAAAGCAGGCCTCAAGGAGCTTGATGTCATTACGGCGCTTGATGGCGAGCCAATTGAAAATGTACTGGATCTCCGACAATACCTGTATCAAGATAAACAGATTGGCGAGAAATTGGCGATTACGTTTTATCGGAACGGCAAGAAACAGACAACAGAAATGACGCTGGCAGAAGATCAGAATAGAGCACAATAA
- a CDS encoding adenylosuccinate synthase → MSSVVVVGTQWGDEGKGKITDYLSENAEVVARYQGGNNAGHTIAFSGKTYKLHLIPSGIFYEDKVCVLGNGMVIDPKAIIKELEYLHNEGVNTDNLRISNRAHVILPYHLKLDEVEEERKGANKIGTTKKGIGPAYMDKAARNGIRIADLLDRAEFERKLAENLKEKNRLLEKFYETEGFKIEDILDEYYEYGQQIARYVTDTSVVLNDALDGGRRVLFEGAQGVMLDIDQGTYPFVTSSNPIAGGVTIGSGVGPTKINHVVGVSKAYTTRVGDGPFPTELNDEIGNQIREVGREYGTTTGRARRVGWFDSVVVRHARRVSGITDLSLNSIDVLTGIETLKICTAYKYKGEIIEEFPASLKVLAECEPVYEELPGWEEDITGVRNLSELPANARHYIERISQLTGIPLSIFSVGPDRSQTNMVRSVYAND, encoded by the coding sequence ATGTCTTCAGTAGTAGTTGTCGGCACGCAGTGGGGAGATGAAGGAAAAGGGAAGATCACCGATTATTTATCCGAAAATGCGGAAGTGGTCGCGCGCTATCAGGGTGGAAATAATGCGGGCCATACCATTGCATTCAGTGGGAAAACGTATAAACTTCACTTGATTCCATCAGGTATTTTTTATGAAGATAAAGTATGTGTGCTCGGAAATGGCATGGTCATCGATCCAAAAGCGATCATTAAGGAGCTTGAATATCTTCATAACGAAGGAGTTAATACAGACAACCTCCGCATCAGCAACCGGGCGCATGTCATTTTGCCTTATCATCTTAAGCTTGATGAAGTTGAAGAAGAGCGGAAAGGCGCCAACAAAATCGGTACAACCAAGAAGGGGATCGGCCCTGCATATATGGATAAAGCGGCCCGAAACGGAATCAGGATTGCCGATTTGCTGGATCGGGCGGAATTTGAACGGAAGCTTGCTGAAAACCTCAAGGAGAAAAACCGCCTCCTGGAAAAATTTTATGAAACAGAAGGGTTCAAAATCGAAGACATCCTTGATGAATATTACGAATATGGGCAGCAGATTGCCCGCTATGTCACCGATACATCAGTTGTATTGAACGATGCACTTGACGGAGGACGCCGGGTCCTTTTTGAAGGGGCTCAGGGAGTCATGCTCGATATCGACCAGGGCACATATCCATTTGTGACTTCCTCAAATCCGATCGCTGGCGGCGTGACGATAGGATCTGGTGTCGGGCCTACAAAAATCAATCATGTTGTAGGGGTTTCAAAAGCTTATACAACAAGGGTCGGCGATGGTCCTTTCCCGACTGAACTGAATGACGAAATCGGGAATCAAATTCGGGAAGTCGGCCGTGAATACGGAACCACGACAGGTCGTGCCCGCAGAGTCGGCTGGTTTGACAGCGTCGTCGTCCGCCATGCCCGCCGTGTAAGCGGAATAACCGATCTGTCACTCAACTCGATCGATGTCCTGACAGGTATTGAAACATTGAAAATATGCACAGCTTATAAATATAAAGGGGAAATCATCGAGGAATTTCCGGCAAGCCTGAAAGTCCTTGCTGAATGTGAACCTGTTTATGAAGAACTGCCGGGGTGGGAAGAGGATATTACAGGTGTCCGCAATTTAAGCGAACTTCCTGCCAATGCCCGCCATTATATTGAACGGATTTCCCAGCTGACAGGCATTCCGCTTTCCATTTTCTCTGTCGGACCGGACCGGAGCCAGACAAATATGGTCCGCAGTGTGTATGCAAACGACTAA